In Nocardioides sp. JS614, the sequence TCCGCGGAGCGGGTCTTCGTCCACGAAGACATCCACGACCAGTTCGTCGAGCTCTTCGTCGCCGAGGCCGCCAGGTTGCGCATCGGCAACGGCCTCGACCAGGTCGACATCGGCCCGATGGAGCACGCCGGCGAACGTGACCGGTTCGAGCAGGTCGTCACCCGGGCCATCGAACAAGGCGCCAAGGTCGAGATCGGCGGCGGCAGACCGTCCGACCTGCCGTCGGAACTCGACGGTGGCTTCTTCGTCGAACCGACCATCATGACCGGGGTCACCCCCGATATGGACGTCGTCAACGGTGAGGTGTTCGGGCCCCTCGCACCCATCGTCAAGGTGTCGAGCCTCGATGAGGCCATCCGCCTGACCAACGACTCCGACTTCGGGCTCGGGGCCACCGTGTACACCACCGACGCGGCCGAGATCCACCGCGCTACGAATGAGATCGTCTCCGGAATGGTGTGGATCAACGCGCCGATCCTCGACAACGACGCAGGGCCGTTCGGTGGCCGCAAGATGTCGGGAATCGGTCGGCAGCTCGGGAGCGAAGGCTTGGACACCTTCCGGCACACCAAGCTCGTCATGATCGACCCATTCGCTTCCCAGCATGACTTCTGGTGGTTCCCGTACGCCTCGGACGAGGCATGGCCGAGCTCCTGATGCCCTGGGCTGCTGGGCGGGAGGTCAACGCGCGTGACCGGACCGGTACCAACCTCGTGAACGGCAATCGCACGTTCGCAGTGGAGGACCCCGCCACTCTCGAGCTCATCGCAGAGGTGGCCGACCACGGCGAGACCGAGGCGCGGGCCGCGGTCGATCGTGCGCACGAGGCCTTCGCGGGGTGGTCAGGCACCTCTCCGCGGCAGCGTTCCGATGTGCTCCGACGCGCCTATGAGCTGATGCTGCGCGACGAGGGACGGCTGAGCGCTCTGATAGCTCGCGAGAACGGCAAGTCGCTGGCCGACGCAGCGTCCGAGGTTGTCTATGCCGCCGAGTTCTTCCGGTGGTACGCCGAGGAGGTGGTGCGCACTGAGGGCTCGTACGGCGAGGCGCCGGCCGGCGGTGTACGGACCATCGTGCACCACAAGCCCGTCGGGGTGGCGGCCCTGGTGATTCCGTGGAACTTCCCCGCCGCGATGGCCACCCGCAAGATCGCCCCAGCCCTTGCCGCGGGATGCACCGTTGTTCTCAAGCCGGCCGCCGAGACCCCGCTGACCGCGATCGCGATCGCCGACTTGCTCGCCGAGGCCGGCCTACCGGCCGGCGTCGTCGAGTTGGTCACCACCACCCACGCCGGCGCCGTCGTGACCGCGTGGCTCGAGGACGACCGGGTGCGCAAGGTGTCCTTCACCGGCTCCACCGGCATCGGCCGGTTGCTGCTGCATCAAGCCGCCGACCGTGTCGTCAACACCTCCATGGAGCTCGGCGGCAACGCCGCTTTCATCGTCACCGAGGATGCCGACCTCGTCGACGCCGTCGCCGGGGCGATGATCGCCAAGTTCCGCAACGGCGGGCAGGCGTGCACCGCTGCGAACCGGATCTACGTGCACCGTGACGTCGCAGACGCCTTCGTCGCGCTGGTCGGTGCCCAGGTCGAGAAGCTGAGCGTCGGTGCGGCGAATGACGGCAACATGATCGGCCCACTCATCAGCGCCGCGGCGGTGAGCCGCGTCGGTGCAGCCGTGGACCGGGCGATCGAGGAGGGCGCACGGGTCGCTGCGCGAGCACAACTGCCCGACGCACCCGGGTACTTCTACCCGCCGACCGTCCTCACCGACGTGCCCTCTACCTCCTCGATCCTGGCTGAGGAGATCTTCGGTCCAGTGGCTCCCATCGCGACCTGGGACGACGAACAGGAGCTGCTTCGCCAAGTGAACGGTACTGAGTACGGCCTCGCCGCGTACGTCTACACCGGTCACCTCGAACGAGGGCTCCGCCTCGGCGAGCGTATCGAGGCTGGCATGGTCGGCATCAACCGCGGCATCGTCTCCGATCCCTCTGCGCCGTTCGGTGGCGTCAAGCAGAGCGGCCTGGGCCGTGAAGGCGCTCGCGAAGGGCTCCGTGAGTTCCAGGAGACCCAGTACCTGAGTATCAGCTGGGACGACTGACCAGGCTCTCACGTCGGCCGGTGGGATCCGGTGCGCCGGGACGGGTTGCGACCGACGCGGCGGTCCTGGTCCTGGTCCTCGTCCGGGTGCCGCTGGTTCAGGTGCTGGTGGCCCAGCGGCTGAGGACGGTTTCGAGGGTGTGGGGGTTGACGGGTTTGGAGATGTAGTCGTCCATGCCGGCGGCCAGGCAGCGGTCGCGGTCGTCGTTGGTGGCGGAGGCGGTCATGGCGATGATGGGGGTGTGGTGGACGTCGCCTTCGAGGCGGCGGATCTCGCGGGTGGCTTGGTAGCCGTCCATGCCGGGCATCTGGACGTCCATGAGGACGGCGTCGTAGCGGGTGCGGCCCATGGCGGAGAGGGCGGTGACGCCGTTGTCGGCGACGTCGGTGGTGTAGCCGAGGTGTTCGAGGATGCCGACGGCGACGAGTTGGTTGATCTCGCCGTCTTCGACCACGAGGATCCGGCCGCGGCCGGCGGGGGTGGTGGGGATGTGGAGGGGGGTGTGGGGGCGGCGGGTGCCGATGATGTCTTGGAGGGTGGCGCGCAGGCGGGAGAGCTGGACGGGTTTGGTCATGGAGGCGGTGATGCCGACGGCGCGGGCGTCGGTCTGGCTGATCTCGCCGCCGGAGGTGAGCAGGGCCATGGCGAGGCCGGTCAGGGTGGGGTCGCTGCTGATCCGGTGGGCCAGCTCGAGGCCGTCCATGTCGGGCATGCACAGGTCCAGGACGGCCAGGTCGAAGGGGTGGTGGGTGCGGTGGGCGTCGGCGAGGGCGGCCAGGGCGTGGGGGCCGTCTTCGGCGAGGTCAACGTGCAGGCCCCAGGCGGTGAGCTGGTCGTGCAGGATCATCCGGTTGGTCTGGTTGTCGTCGACGACCAGGACCCGGAGGCCGGCGATGTCCTCGGTGCCGCGGGGGGTGCTGGCGGAGAGGTCTTCGGCCAGGCCCAGGGGCAGGGTGAACCAGAAGGTGCTGCCCAGGCCGGGGCGGCTGTCCACGCCGATCTGGCCGCCCATGGCGGTGACCAGGTGTTCGCTGATGGCCAGGCCGAGGCCGGTGCCGCCGTAGCGGCGGGTGGTGGAGGAGTCGGCCTGGGAGAACGGTTCGAAGAGTCGTTCCCGGTCGGCCTCCTCGACCCCGATCCCGGTGTCGGTGACCTCGAACCGCACCACCACACCGGCTTCGGCGCCGGCTTCGGGACCGTCTTGGAGGCTGGCTTCGAGGCTGGCGCGGACCAGGACCTCGCCGCGGGCGGTGAACTTGACCGCGTTGGAGGCCAGGTTGAGCAGCACCTGCCGTAGCCGGCTCGGGTCCCCGCGCAGGCAGGTCGGTAGCTCGGGGGAGCAGTAGGCCAACAGCTCCAGCCCCTTCGACTGGGCCGGCTCGGCGATCAGCTCGGCGACCTCCTCGACCACCTGGACCAGGTCGAAGTCGATGGTCTCCAGGTCCAGCCGGCCCGCCTCGACCTTGGAGAAGTCCAAGATGTCGTTGATGATCGTCATCAACGCGTTCGCGGCGCTGCTCACGCCCTCGGCGTACTGACGCTGCCGCTCGTCGAGATCGGTGGCCTCCAACAACCCGGTCAACCCGATCACCCCGTTCATCGGGGTCCGGATCTCGTGGCTCATCGTGGCCAGGAACGTCGACTTCGACCGGGACGCCTCCAACGCCACATCCCGCGCCGCCGCCAACTCCCGACGCGCGACGACCTCCCACTGGAGCATCCGGCCCATCCGCACGAAGGCGATGGCGACCAGCGCGGTCATGCCTACCGAGACCTCGACCACGTGCGGCGACCGCCCGATGGCCTGGTTGACGATCATGATGGCCGGCGGGACCAGCAGCGGCACGATGGCGATCCCGAGCCGACCCAGCGGGGCCCGGTGGGACGGCGGCTCGGCGGTCTCGGGTGTCGGGGGCGACACCGGGCGGAGCGTCGCGGTCGACATCAGGATCGCGCCGACCATCCAGCCGATGTCGTTGGATCCGGCGACCGGCTCGGTGACGTCCAGCCCGTAGTACGCGACGTCGGAGATCAGCCAGCAGACCGCTCCGAGCGCGAGCCCGAACCCGAGCCGCTGCCGGCTGTGGCGCACGGAGATGGCGCGCAGCAGCAGCGCCAGCAGCACCGCGTCGGCGATCGGGTAGGCGGCGAGGACGGCCTGCGTCAGCCGCGGCATGGTGTCGTCGGCCATGATCTCGCGGATCGACACGGTCCAGAACACCATCATGCTCACCACCACGATGGTGAGCGCGTCCAGCGCGGACTCGACGTCGGTGCTGGGCAGGCCGCGACGGCCGAACATCACGATCGCGACCGCGCCGCCGATGCCGAGGTAGCTGAGAAAGTACGGGATGTCGGCGAGTGAGACGTCGGGCTCCAGGCCGGACCACGCGTACAGGTCCCACACGAGGTCGCCGACGGCGGAGGCGGTGAGGCCGGCCGCGATGAGGCCCGGCACGAGCCGGGCCCCGGGCGGCCTCCTCGCGGTGCCGATCCAGGCGACCACGGGAGCGAGCCAGACGGCGGCCAGGTAGGTGACGTCGAACGCGGTGCCGTAGCCGACCATCAGGTGGGCGAACACGAGGACGGTCATCGCCACCCACAGGGCGACGACTGCCGGTGACGGACGTTCGACTCGCACGGTTCCCCCTCTCGGGGGAGCCTATCGGCCGGCAACCGGTCGAGCCCTGGGATATGCGGACCCGAGATCGCGGAACTGCGAGTCGGACACGTCGCCCCGGATCAGCCGGCGACCTGGAGCAGCTTGCGCCGCAGCGCGAGCGTCGCCCGGCTGTGCAGCTGGCTGACCCGCGACTCGCTCACCCCGAGCACCTGGCCGATCTCCGCGAGGGTGAGCCGCTCCCAGTAGTACAGCGCCACGACCACCTGGTCGCGCTCGGGCAGCTCCCGGACCGCGGCCAGGAAGCCCGGCGGGATGTCGTCGTCGGCGCCGGGCAGGTCGGTGGTGGCCCGCGGCGTGTCCTCCTCGTCGAGCACCGTCTCGAAGCTGACGACGCTGGTGTGCGCCGTCTGGCTGTAGATCTTGCGGAGGTCCCCGACA encodes:
- a CDS encoding hybrid sensor histidine kinase/response regulator produces the protein MRVERPSPAVVALWVAMTVLVFAHLMVGYGTAFDVTYLAAVWLAPVVAWIGTARRPPGARLVPGLIAAGLTASAVGDLVWDLYAWSGLEPDVSLADIPYFLSYLGIGGAVAIVMFGRRGLPSTDVESALDALTIVVVSMMVFWTVSIREIMADDTMPRLTQAVLAAYPIADAVLLALLLRAISVRHSRQRLGFGLALGAVCWLISDVAYYGLDVTEPVAGSNDIGWMVGAILMSTATLRPVSPPTPETAEPPSHRAPLGRLGIAIVPLLVPPAIMIVNQAIGRSPHVVEVSVGMTALVAIAFVRMGRMLQWEVVARRELAAARDVALEASRSKSTFLATMSHEIRTPMNGVIGLTGLLEATDLDERQRQYAEGVSSAANALMTIINDILDFSKVEAGRLDLETIDFDLVQVVEEVAELIAEPAQSKGLELLAYCSPELPTCLRGDPSRLRQVLLNLASNAVKFTARGEVLVRASLEASLQDGPEAGAEAGVVVRFEVTDTGIGVEEADRERLFEPFSQADSSTTRRYGGTGLGLAISEHLVTAMGGQIGVDSRPGLGSTFWFTLPLGLAEDLSASTPRGTEDIAGLRVLVVDDNQTNRMILHDQLTAWGLHVDLAEDGPHALAALADAHRTHHPFDLAVLDLCMPDMDGLELAHRISSDPTLTGLAMALLTSGGEISQTDARAVGITASMTKPVQLSRLRATLQDIIGTRRPHTPLHIPTTPAGRGRILVVEDGEINQLVAVGILEHLGYTTDVADNGVTALSAMGRTRYDAVLMDVQMPGMDGYQATREIRRLEGDVHHTPIIAMTASATNDDRDRCLAAGMDDYISKPVNPHTLETVLSRWATST
- a CDS encoding NAD-dependent succinate-semialdehyde dehydrogenase, with translation MAELLMPWAAGREVNARDRTGTNLVNGNRTFAVEDPATLELIAEVADHGETEARAAVDRAHEAFAGWSGTSPRQRSDVLRRAYELMLRDEGRLSALIARENGKSLADAASEVVYAAEFFRWYAEEVVRTEGSYGEAPAGGVRTIVHHKPVGVAALVIPWNFPAAMATRKIAPALAAGCTVVLKPAAETPLTAIAIADLLAEAGLPAGVVELVTTTHAGAVVTAWLEDDRVRKVSFTGSTGIGRLLLHQAADRVVNTSMELGGNAAFIVTEDADLVDAVAGAMIAKFRNGGQACTAANRIYVHRDVADAFVALVGAQVEKLSVGAANDGNMIGPLISAAAVSRVGAAVDRAIEEGARVAARAQLPDAPGYFYPPTVLTDVPSTSSILAEEIFGPVAPIATWDDEQELLRQVNGTEYGLAAYVYTGHLERGLRLGERIEAGMVGINRGIVSDPSAPFGGVKQSGLGREGAREGLREFQETQYLSISWDD